In Candida orthopsilosis Co 90-125, chromosome 4 draft sequence, a single genomic region encodes these proteins:
- a CDS encoding Rvs162 protein (containing a BAR domain, which is found proteins involved in membrane curvature), translated as MSWLGLKKAINRAGTQVMLKAGQIEQTVDKEFEFEEKRFRVMESNSIALQKKLRSYLESLKMLTKSQLNVAELLNSFYGQESQTPHQFENRINGEEMELFENLSGDYFHSLKQLNSQVISDLEHPYNQTVLNPIARFNSYYVEVNEAIKKRHRKLLDYDAMRNKLKKLMDTPQTEYTNYDVKFREASDELVETETRYVEINQKLKDELPKLVNMRIAFFDPSFESFVKIQLRFFNENYQQLHQLQSRLDAKTKQDYAEGKLDEKIDDVLSKMRALDITGKDNHIG; from the coding sequence ATGTCGTGGTTGGGTTTAAAAAAAGCCATAAATCGTGCTGGTACACAGGTTATGCTTAAAGCAGGCCAAATTGAACAGACAGTAGATAAAgagtttgaatttgaagagaaacGATTTAGGGTTATGGAATCCAATCTGATTGCATTACAAAAAAAACTACGATCATATTTGGAGAGCTTGAAAATGTTGACTAAATCACAACTAAACGTTgctgaattgttgaattccTTCTATGGACAAGAATCACAAACAcctcatcaatttgaaaatcgCATAAATGGAGAAGAAATGGAGTTGTTTGAAAACTTATCGGGTGATTATTTCCACagtttgaaacaattgaactCCCAAGTGATTAGTGATTTGGAACATCCGTATAATCAAACTGTACTCAACCCAATAGCTCGTTTCAACTCATATTATGTTGAAGTCAATGAAGCTATCAAAAAAAGGCATCGCAAATTACTCGACTATGATGCAATGAGaaacaaattaaaaaaattaatgGATACACCTCAGACAGAATACACCAACTATGATGTTAAATTCCGAGAGGCGAgtgatgaattggttgaaactGAAACCAGATatgttgaaatcaatcaaaaattaaaagatGAGCTACCGAAATTGGTCAACATGAGAATTGCATTTTTTGATCCaagttttgaaagttttgtcAAGATTCAATTGCGGTTTTTTAatgaaaattatcaacaattgcatcaattgCAACTGAGGTTGGACGCAAAGACCAAACAAGATTATGCTGAGGggaaattggatgaaaagattgatgatgttttgtCAAAGATGAGAGCATTGGATATAACTGGGAAAGATAATCATATAGGTTGA
- a CDS encoding Nit3 nitrilase, whose amino-acid sequence MTPPVLKSPLSKSLRVALLQLKAGADKSANLAKVTKYIEEAAAKTPKVDLVMLPECFNSPYAVDQFRNYAENIPEGETTKLLSSLAKKHGIFIVGGSIPELSSDKIYNTSLTFSPQGEIIAKHRKAHLFDINIPDGITFQESLTLTGGDKATVFKLGDYGIVGLGICYDIRFPELASIASRSPYNAFAMFYPGAFNTTTGPLHWHLLARARAVDNELYTVLCSPARDVAGGGYQAYGHSLVADPSGNIIAEAGEGEEILYAELDKDVLTKARENIPVHYQRRFDIYGDFVNDESTKVSDK is encoded by the coding sequence ATGACTCCCCCAGTATTGAAATCACCATTATCCAAGTCCCTTAGAGTTGCATTATTGCAATTGAAGGCAGGTGCCGACAAATCAGCCAACTTGGCCAAAGTTACCAAATACATTGAAGAAGCCGCTGCCAAAACACCCAAAGTGGATCTTGTCATGTTGCCCGAGTGTTTCAATTCCCCCTATGCTGTTGATCAGTTTAGAAACTATGCTGAAAATATTCCCGAGGGAGAAACGACTAAATTGTTATCGTCATTGGCCAAGAAACATGGGATATTCATCGTTGGAGGATCGATTCCTGAATTATCGTCGGATAAGATTTACAACACGTCATTGACATTCTCACCTCAAGGTGAAATCATTGCCAAGCATCGTAAAGCTCatttatttgatattaATATTCCTGATGGAATCACGTTTCAAGAATCGTTGACGTTAACTGGTGGTGATAAAGCCacagttttcaaattgggtGATTATGGAATTGTAGGTCTTGGAATTTGTTATGATATTAGGTTCCCGGAATTGGCCTCAATTGCTTCACGTAGTCCTTATAATGCATTTGCCATGTTTTATCCCGGTGCATTCAATACTACTACGGGACCGTTGCACTGGCATTTGTTGGCTCGTGCCAGAGCTGTTGATAATGAACTATATACTGTCTTGTGTTCACCGGCTAGAGATGTTGCAGGTGGTGGATACCAAGCTTATGGACATTCATTAGTTGCGGATCCATCTGGTAATATTATAGCTGAAGCTGGTGAAGGTGAGGAGATTTTGTATGCCGAGTTAGATAAGGACGTGTTGACCAAGGCAAGAGAAAATATTCCAGTTCATTACCAAAGACGTTTTGATATATATGGAGATTTCGTTAATGACGAATCCACCAAAGTCAGTGACAAATAG
- a CDS encoding Kis2 scaffold protein of Snf1p complex yields MGNNASTNGQLGNRPSLNRARSTTRKSTASHHEQVRKSSASNNQNNSLDEEFSDLILHQVVKQPESGLISPTRSSSNVPTTESSQNYNQFSNDLIEDEFNELNDGLVEESTSLSRNILPDNQFFGTNRSKGESSQSSDNMELDEPFTQDSDDIQEYEHQLSQTPTPDLSKVDFTKITNHAQQQQQSIQGDSDFTPQPPPPSATRMLSAASVARNAHSPSPNLEQQTNTQTNQHHHNKSYINNNQYLQQQSRTKQSKSNNHRENILIPIEIKWVNTNKEQINKIAIIGSFSNWRDVIKLSPSLNHPGEYVTTINLPLGVHKLLYIINNEYRVSDQLPTATDQEGIFFNWFEVIDDTHLFNHSLHQANHVGASTDYDANIISHQDANAQCNKGQQQQQQDHNSPLNSTPRLAGRYEVERIQEKANDLLHKMSKESSSQFEHLEFVEDVNDNMVDEGDAELQAKQEQQQNSENYPYSGQQQQQQHHHSRPSSRNHSNSEQFIPYELSKSNSFIKPDKKLQYSNEIPEMFVNYDYFKSKPADYELPEPPQLPPHLNNVLLNKISQHSGNSSSNLIPSPSSSSTQPPAHGGLGSSSPSYSYKRPPLRRADSSYYASNKEAYHLSIPNHVILNHLMTTSIKNEVLTVACITRYSGKFVTQIMHSPADA; encoded by the coding sequence ATGGGAAACAACGCATCCACAAACGGACAACTTGGAAATCGTCCTTCCTTGAACCGTGCGAGGTCAACTACTAGAAAATCCACTGCATCACATCATGAACAAGTGAGGAAATCATCTGCTAGcaacaatcaaaataactcacttgatgaagaatttagTGATTTGATATTGCATCAAGTGGTTAAGCAACCAGAATCAGGACTAATCTCCCCCACCCGGCTGCTGTCGAATGTGCCAACGACAGAACTGCTGCAGAATTATAACCAGTTTTCTAACGACTTGATTGAGGATGAATTTAATGAGTTGAATGATGGGTTAGTCGAGGAGTCGACGTCCTTATCAAGAAACATCTTGCCTGATAATCAGTTCTTTGGTACTAATCGGTCCAAAGGCGAAAGCTCACAGTCAAGCGACAACATGGAGTTGGATGAACCGTTTACTCAAGATTCGGATGATATTCAAGAGTATGAGCACCAGCTATCCCAAACACCAACCCCAGATTTGTCCAAGGTGGATTTCACCAAGATAACCAACCATGcacagcagcagcaacagaGTATACAAGGAGATTCCGACTTCACTCCACAACCCCCTCCACCTTCAGCAACTAGAATGTTATCGGCAGCTTCTGTTGCTAGAAATGCTCATTCGCCATCACCAAACCTCGagcaacaaacaaacaccCAAACAAACCAACATCACCACAACAAGCTGTatataaacaacaatcaatatttgcaacaacaaagtcGTACCAAGCAGTCGAAAAGCAACAATCATCGTGAAAATATATTAATTCCAATTGAGATCAAATGGGTCAATACAAATAAGGAGCAGATCAACAAGATTGCAATTATTGGgtcattttccaattggaGGGATGTAATCAAATTATCCCCACTGTTGAATCACCCAGGAGAATATGTCACCACAATTAATCTTCCTTTGGGTGTACATAAACTATTGTACATTATTAATAATGAATATAGGGTGAGTGATCAACTACCCACAGCCACTGATCAAGAAGGtatattcttcaactggTTTGAAGTTATTGACGACACCCACTTGTTCAACCACTCGTTGCATCAAGCAAATCACGTTGGTGCCAGCACTGATTATGATGCTAATATTATATCTCACCAAGATGCTAATGCACAATGCAATAAGGGccagcagcagcaacaacaagatcaTAATCTGCCTTTGAACTCTACACCTCGATTAGCAGGAAGGTACGAAGTTGAAAGGATTCAAGAAAAAGCTAATGATTTATTACACAAGATGTCTAAAGAATCTAGTTCACAATTTGAACAtttggaatttgttgaagatgtgAATGATAATATGGTGGATGAAGGAGACGCAGAATTGCAAGCCAAACAagagcaacaacaaaatctgGAAAATTACCCTTATTCTggacaacaacaacaacaacaacatcatcattcaCGTCCAAGTTCTCGCAACCACTCTAATTCAGAACAATTTATTCCTTATGaactttccaaatccaaCTCATTCATCAAACCAGACAAAAAGCTACAATACTCCAATGAGATCCCTGAAATGTTTGTCAATTACGATTACTTCAAATCGAAGCCGGCAGATTATGAATTACCTGAGCCACCTCAATTACCACCTCATTTAAACAATGTTTTATTAAACAAGATTTCACAACATTCAGGTAACTCATCATCTAATTTGATCCCATCgccttcatcatcatctactCAGCCACCTGCTCACGGTGGGTTGGGATCTTCGTCGCCTAGTTATAGTTACAAGAGGCCACCTTTGCGTCGAGCTGATAGTTCCTACTATGCTTCTAATAAAGAGGCGTATCACTTATCAATACCGAATCATGtcattttgaatcatttaATGACAACATCGATCAAAAATGAGGTACTTACTGTTGCTTGTATTACTAGATATCTGGGTAAATTCGTTACCCAGATTATGCATTCACCAGCTGATGCATGA